A single region of the Brassica rapa cultivar Chiifu-401-42 chromosome A03, CAAS_Brap_v3.01, whole genome shotgun sequence genome encodes:
- the LOC103861573 gene encoding transmembrane ascorbate ferrireductase 1: MAVGINAMPVTFAAHALAVIAAIMVLVWNISYRGGLAWEAENKNLIFNLHPVLMLIGFVILGGEAIISYKSLPLEKPVKKLIHLILHAIALALGIWGICAAFKNHNESGIPNLYSLHSWIGIGVISLYGFQWVYSFIVFFFPGGSPNLRSGLLPWHAILGLFVYILAVGNAALGFLEKLTFLESGAKLDKYGPEAFLVNFTAIVTILFGALVVLTASAKSPSSIDDADNYSYSAI, from the exons ATGGCTGTCGGGATAAACGCGATGCCGGTGACGTTTGCGGCCCACGCGCTGGCTGTGATAGCGGCGATTATGGTGCTGGTTTGGAATATCAGCTACAGAGGTGGATTGGCTTGGGAAGCTGAAAACAAGAATCTCATCTTCAAT CTGCATCCTGTTCTGATGCTCATTGGATTTGTAATCTTGGGAGGAGAAG CAATTATAAGTTACAAATCGCTTCCATTGGAGAAACCAGTGAAGAAGTTGATCCACCTTATCCTCCATGCCATTGCTCTGGCTCTCGGTATATGGGGTATCTGTGCAGCCTTCAAGAACCACAATGAAAGTGGAATCCCTAACCTCTACAGCCTCCATTCTTGGATTGGCATTGGTGTCATTTCTCTTTATGGCTTCCAG TGGGTGTACAGCTTCATAGTGTTCTTCTTCCCTGGAGGGTCACCAAACCTTAGAAGTGGGTTGCTTCCGTGGCACGCAATCCTAGGCCTATTTGTTTATATACTCGCGGTTGGGAACGCAGCTTTAGGGTTTCTGGAGAAGCTGACTTTCCTGGAGAGTGGTGCTAAGCTCGACAAGTACGGGCCAGAAGCGTTTCTTGTGAACTTCACAGCCATTGTCACCATTCTCTTTGGTGCCTTGGTGGTACTCACTGCTTCTGCTAAGTCTCCTTCCTCCATTGATGATGCTGATAACTACAGCTATTCTGCCATATGA
- the LOC103861574 gene encoding low-temperature-induced 65 kDa protein, which translates to MDSQAQLQRTHAHHHQAEEPIKIHHPEEEGHHEKGPSKVLKKVKEKAKKIKNVLTKHGHGHGHEHDRGGEQHIPDDHDLDEEDTEDYDVGQQVHGGAPARGKAHHVSDPMKEEIVPPGTKAFPVVSSSHTKVSEPNRGFEPTRAPNASQALPHPVRPFGVSEKQEKRGAAPTMTPHNTPVSLLSSTEDVTSTFAPGEQRKVHVERDRVLEEDPSAPGKGMSNYQSKVTDTTGKAGGEVGAAQTIAALARLTGTGGDDQLGHGRDLPERRHGLERELPAKRHDVDVKSGTALGKDLPTGTQARHNPERFEQQRGDETHQHDQSGYTDKIASVTSVVADKAAAAKNVVASKLGYSGEGENVGAETPSSGEGYGTKVASVVTPVYEKVKETGANVMTKLPFSGGTEETQQGQDKGVSAKEYVAEKLTPGEEDKALSEVVAEKLHLGGDTPKKGTVTQSKEVEERLGGFPDPKSEGAIKHGERYAEEGEGGMVDKLRGAVTSWISGTTEEVTQKSTESVQDSSQSVGATIGNMGFSGSGAEGAGQRSGEKRGSVPVQKKFQEN; encoded by the exons ATGGATTCACAAGCGCAGTTGCAGCGTACTCATGCTCATCATCATCAAGCAGAGGAACCAATCAAGATTCACCATCCAG AGGAAGAAGGGCATCATGAGAAAGGACCATCGAAAGTTTTGAAGAAAGTTAAGGAAAAGGCAAAGAAGATAAAGAACGTTCTTACTAAACATGGACATGGACATGGTCATGAGCATGATCGTGGAGGAGAACAACACATCCCCGACGATCACGATCTTGACGAGGAAGATACTGAAGATTACGACGTAGGCCAACAAGTCCACGGTGGTGCACCAG CGCGAGGAAAAGCACATCACGTTTCTGATCCGATGAAGGAGGAGATAGTTCCTCCAGGAACGAAAGCTTTCCCGGTCGTGTCCTCTTCCCACACTAAAGTCTCTGAGCCAAACAGAGGATTTGAACCAACACGAGCCCCCAATGCCTCTCAAGCTCTGCCTCATCCTGTAAGACCCTTCGGTGTGTcggaaaaacaagaaaaaagagGCGCTGCTCCTACGATGACGCCGCATAACACGCCCGTGTCTTTGCTCTCTTCAACAGAAGATGTCACGAGTACGTTTGCTCCTGGTGAGCAACGTAAAGTCCATGTCGAGAGAGACAGAGTATTGGAGGAAGACCCGTCTGCTCCAGGTAAAGGGATGTCGAATTATCAGTCCAAAGTCACTGATACCACCGGAAAAG CTGGTGGAGAAGTTGGAGCAGCACAGACTATAGCAGCTCTTGCGAGGTTGACAGGGACAGGCGGAGATGATCAGCTAGGGCATGGAAGAGATCTGCCTGAGAGAAGACACGGGCTTGAGAGAGAACTTCCGGCGAAGAGACATGACGTAGATGTGAAGTCAGGAACTGCTTTGGGTAAAGATCTTCCGACAGGAACTCAAGCTAGACATAACCCTGAACGTTTTGAACAACAGAGGGGAGATGAAACGCATCAGCATGATCAGAGCGGCTACACCGACAAGATCGCATCAGTGACCTCAGTCGTGGCGGATAAAGCTGCGGCGGCTAAAAACGTCGTCGCTTCGAAGCTTGGATACTCCGGGGAAGGTGAAAACGTAGGAGCTGAAACTCCGAGCTCCGGGGAAGGATACGGGACCAAGGTTGCATCGGTAGTGACTCCAGTTTACGAGAAGGTCAAAGAGACGGGAGCTAACGTGATGACGAAGCTACCCTTCTCCGGCGGAACAGAGGAGACGCAGCAAGGACAGGACAAGGGCGTGTCTGCCAAGGAATATGTAGCGGAGAAACTTACTCCAGGGGAGGAGGACAAGGCTTTGTCGGAAGTGGTCGCCGAGAAACTTCATCTCGGAGGAGACACACCGAAGAAGGGGACAGTGACGCAATCTAAGGAGGTGGAGGAAAGGCTAGGAGGGTTCCCGGATCCGAAATCGGAAGGAGCGATCAAACACGGTGAAAGGTATGCGGAGGAAGGCGAAGGAGGGATGGTGGATAAGCTGAGAGGAGCTGTTACGTCGTGGATCTCCGGTACGACGGAGGAAGTGACGCAAAAGTCTACTGAGTCTGTTCAAGACTCTTCGCAGTCCGTAGGCGCCACAATTG GGAATATGGGATTTTCCGGTTCGGGAGCAGAAGGAGCGGGCCAACGAAGCGGTGAGAAGCGTGGCTCTGTGCCTGTGCAGAAGAAGTTCCAAGAAAATTGA
- the LOC103861576 gene encoding actin-depolymerizing factor-like, with protein sequence MANAASGMAVEDNCKLKFLELKKRTYRFIIFRIDGQQVVVEKLGNPQETYDDFTNSLPADECRYAVFDLDFTTNENCQKSKIFFIAWSPDSSRVRMKMVYASSKDRFKRSLDGIQVELQATDPSEMSFDIVKSRAL encoded by the exons ATG GCGAACGCGGCGTCGGGGATGGCAGTGGAGGACAACTGCAAGCTGAAGTTTTTGGAGCTAAAGAAAAGAACCTATCGGTTCATAATATTCAGGATAGATGGACAGCAAGTGGTGGTTGAAAAGTTAGGAAACCCGCAGGAGACTTATGATGATTTCACCAATTCCCTCCCTGCCGATGAGTGCCGCTATGCGGTTTTCGATTTAGATTTTACCACCAATGAAAACTGCCAGAAGAGCAAAATCTTCTTCATCGCCTG GTCACCGGATTCTTCTAGAGTGAGGATGAAGATGGTGTACGCGAGCTCTAAGGATAGGTTCAAGAGATCACTGGATGGCATTCAGGTTGAGTTGCAAGCCACTGATCCTAGCGAGATGAGCTTTGACATCGTCAAAAGCCGAGCTCTCTAA
- the LOC103861577 gene encoding probable prolyl 4-hydroxylase 12 isoform X1: protein MASLSQIFLILIVISSSPFCSGGSRKELRDKDNIGESYIQSSYVVGSKSVDPRRVLQLSWQPRVFLYRGFLSEEECDHLAKETSEVKSGDGDGDGKTQLSSSDHVLDVPDPIVAGIEERISAWTFLPRGNLPLLFSLGRALFMSNVCNKFLLGQTACLCFSFDAHLAENSGPIKVRSYTMEKSDKKLDYFGEESSSVTHESLLATVILYVSNITQGGELLFPHSEVKLKRSWSDCSEPGNILRPVKGNAILFFTRHLNATLDQTSTHFRCPVLKGELLVATKLIYAKKQARKDEEGSGECSDEDESCPRWAELGECKKNPVYMIGSPDYFGTCRKSCNAC from the exons ATGGCTTCCCTTAGCCAAATCTTCCTTATTCTGATCGTTATCTCTTCTTCCCCTTTCTGCTCAGGCGGAAG TCGAAAGGAACTCCGAGATAAAGATAACATTGGTGAGAGTTACATACAGTCGAGTTATGTTGTTGGATCTAAGTCTGTGGACCCGAGACGTGTTCTTCAACTTTCATGGCAACCAAG GGTCTTCCTTTACCGTGGGTTCTTGTCCGAGGAAGAGTGTGATCATCTG GCGAAGGAAACTTCAGAGGTTAAATCAGGggatggtgatggtgatgggAAGACTCAACTTTCAAGTTCTGACCACGTCTTAGATGTGCcg GACCCAATAGTTGCTGGGATTGAAGAAAGAATTTCTGCGTGGACTTTCCTCCCAAGAGGTAATTTACCTTTACTTTTCAGTCTCGGAAGGGCTCTTTTCATGAGTAATGTTTGTAATAAGTTTCTTCTTGGCCAAACTGCTTGCTTGTGTTTCTCTTTTGATGCACATCTTGCAGAAAACAGCGGTCCCATCAAGGTAAGAAGTTACACTATGGAGAAGTCAGACAAGAAGTTGGATTATTTTGGAGAAGAATCTAGCTCTGTGACGCATGAGTCTTTGTTGGCAACTGTCATTCTCTACGTCTCAAACATAACTCAAGGCGGAGAGCTTCTCTTCCCACATTCAGAG GTGAAACTCAAAAGGAGTTGGTCAGACTGCTCAGAGCCCGGTAACATCTTAAGACCAGTAAAAGGAAACGCAATCTTGTTCTTCACCAGACACTTGAATGCGACTTTGGATCAGACGAGCACTCATTTTAGATGCCCTGTCCTGAAAGGGGAACTGCTGGTGGCGACGAAACTGATATACGCGAAGAAACAAGCAAGAAAGGATGAGGAGGGGAGTGGTGAATGCAGTGATGAAGATGAGAGCTGTCCACGATGGGCTGAGCTTGGGGAATGCAAGAAAAACCCTGTCTATATGATTGGCTCTCCTGATTACTTTGGTACCTGCAGAAAAAGTTGTAACGCTTGTTGA
- the LOC103861577 gene encoding probable prolyl 4-hydroxylase 12 isoform X2, giving the protein MASLSQIFLILIVISSSPFCSGGSRKELRDKDNIGESYIQSSYVVGSKSVDPRRVLQLSWQPRVFLYRGFLSEEECDHLAKETSEVKSGDGDGDGKTQLSSSDHVLDVPDPIVAGIEERISAWTFLPRENSGPIKVRSYTMEKSDKKLDYFGEESSSVTHESLLATVILYVSNITQGGELLFPHSEVKLKRSWSDCSEPGNILRPVKGNAILFFTRHLNATLDQTSTHFRCPVLKGELLVATKLIYAKKQARKDEEGSGECSDEDESCPRWAELGECKKNPVYMIGSPDYFGTCRKSCNAC; this is encoded by the exons ATGGCTTCCCTTAGCCAAATCTTCCTTATTCTGATCGTTATCTCTTCTTCCCCTTTCTGCTCAGGCGGAAG TCGAAAGGAACTCCGAGATAAAGATAACATTGGTGAGAGTTACATACAGTCGAGTTATGTTGTTGGATCTAAGTCTGTGGACCCGAGACGTGTTCTTCAACTTTCATGGCAACCAAG GGTCTTCCTTTACCGTGGGTTCTTGTCCGAGGAAGAGTGTGATCATCTG GCGAAGGAAACTTCAGAGGTTAAATCAGGggatggtgatggtgatgggAAGACTCAACTTTCAAGTTCTGACCACGTCTTAGATGTGCcg GACCCAATAGTTGCTGGGATTGAAGAAAGAATTTCTGCGTGGACTTTCCTCCCAAGAG AAAACAGCGGTCCCATCAAGGTAAGAAGTTACACTATGGAGAAGTCAGACAAGAAGTTGGATTATTTTGGAGAAGAATCTAGCTCTGTGACGCATGAGTCTTTGTTGGCAACTGTCATTCTCTACGTCTCAAACATAACTCAAGGCGGAGAGCTTCTCTTCCCACATTCAGAG GTGAAACTCAAAAGGAGTTGGTCAGACTGCTCAGAGCCCGGTAACATCTTAAGACCAGTAAAAGGAAACGCAATCTTGTTCTTCACCAGACACTTGAATGCGACTTTGGATCAGACGAGCACTCATTTTAGATGCCCTGTCCTGAAAGGGGAACTGCTGGTGGCGACGAAACTGATATACGCGAAGAAACAAGCAAGAAAGGATGAGGAGGGGAGTGGTGAATGCAGTGATGAAGATGAGAGCTGTCCACGATGGGCTGAGCTTGGGGAATGCAAGAAAAACCCTGTCTATATGATTGGCTCTCCTGATTACTTTGGTACCTGCAGAAAAAGTTGTAACGCTTGTTGA
- the LOC103861577 gene encoding probable prolyl 4-hydroxylase 12 isoform X3, protein MATKVRVFLYRGFLSEEECDHLAKETSEVKSGDGDGDGKTQLSSSDHVLDVPDPIVAGIEERISAWTFLPRGNLPLLFSLGRALFMSNVCNKFLLGQTACLCFSFDAHLAENSGPIKVRSYTMEKSDKKLDYFGEESSSVTHESLLATVILYVSNITQGGELLFPHSEVKLKRSWSDCSEPGNILRPVKGNAILFFTRHLNATLDQTSTHFRCPVLKGELLVATKLIYAKKQARKDEEGSGECSDEDESCPRWAELGECKKNPVYMIGSPDYFGTCRKSCNAC, encoded by the exons ATGGCAACCAAGGTCAG GGTCTTCCTTTACCGTGGGTTCTTGTCCGAGGAAGAGTGTGATCATCTG GCGAAGGAAACTTCAGAGGTTAAATCAGGggatggtgatggtgatgggAAGACTCAACTTTCAAGTTCTGACCACGTCTTAGATGTGCcg GACCCAATAGTTGCTGGGATTGAAGAAAGAATTTCTGCGTGGACTTTCCTCCCAAGAGGTAATTTACCTTTACTTTTCAGTCTCGGAAGGGCTCTTTTCATGAGTAATGTTTGTAATAAGTTTCTTCTTGGCCAAACTGCTTGCTTGTGTTTCTCTTTTGATGCACATCTTGCAGAAAACAGCGGTCCCATCAAGGTAAGAAGTTACACTATGGAGAAGTCAGACAAGAAGTTGGATTATTTTGGAGAAGAATCTAGCTCTGTGACGCATGAGTCTTTGTTGGCAACTGTCATTCTCTACGTCTCAAACATAACTCAAGGCGGAGAGCTTCTCTTCCCACATTCAGAG GTGAAACTCAAAAGGAGTTGGTCAGACTGCTCAGAGCCCGGTAACATCTTAAGACCAGTAAAAGGAAACGCAATCTTGTTCTTCACCAGACACTTGAATGCGACTTTGGATCAGACGAGCACTCATTTTAGATGCCCTGTCCTGAAAGGGGAACTGCTGGTGGCGACGAAACTGATATACGCGAAGAAACAAGCAAGAAAGGATGAGGAGGGGAGTGGTGAATGCAGTGATGAAGATGAGAGCTGTCCACGATGGGCTGAGCTTGGGGAATGCAAGAAAAACCCTGTCTATATGATTGGCTCTCCTGATTACTTTGGTACCTGCAGAAAAAGTTGTAACGCTTGTTGA
- the LOC103861577 gene encoding probable prolyl 4-hydroxylase 12 isoform X4: MATKVRVFLYRGFLSEEECDHLAKETSEVKSGDGDGDGKTQLSSSDHVLDVPDPIVAGIEERISAWTFLPRENSGPIKVRSYTMEKSDKKLDYFGEESSSVTHESLLATVILYVSNITQGGELLFPHSEVKLKRSWSDCSEPGNILRPVKGNAILFFTRHLNATLDQTSTHFRCPVLKGELLVATKLIYAKKQARKDEEGSGECSDEDESCPRWAELGECKKNPVYMIGSPDYFGTCRKSCNAC; encoded by the exons ATGGCAACCAAGGTCAG GGTCTTCCTTTACCGTGGGTTCTTGTCCGAGGAAGAGTGTGATCATCTG GCGAAGGAAACTTCAGAGGTTAAATCAGGggatggtgatggtgatgggAAGACTCAACTTTCAAGTTCTGACCACGTCTTAGATGTGCcg GACCCAATAGTTGCTGGGATTGAAGAAAGAATTTCTGCGTGGACTTTCCTCCCAAGAG AAAACAGCGGTCCCATCAAGGTAAGAAGTTACACTATGGAGAAGTCAGACAAGAAGTTGGATTATTTTGGAGAAGAATCTAGCTCTGTGACGCATGAGTCTTTGTTGGCAACTGTCATTCTCTACGTCTCAAACATAACTCAAGGCGGAGAGCTTCTCTTCCCACATTCAGAG GTGAAACTCAAAAGGAGTTGGTCAGACTGCTCAGAGCCCGGTAACATCTTAAGACCAGTAAAAGGAAACGCAATCTTGTTCTTCACCAGACACTTGAATGCGACTTTGGATCAGACGAGCACTCATTTTAGATGCCCTGTCCTGAAAGGGGAACTGCTGGTGGCGACGAAACTGATATACGCGAAGAAACAAGCAAGAAAGGATGAGGAGGGGAGTGGTGAATGCAGTGATGAAGATGAGAGCTGTCCACGATGGGCTGAGCTTGGGGAATGCAAGAAAAACCCTGTCTATATGATTGGCTCTCCTGATTACTTTGGTACCTGCAGAAAAAGTTGTAACGCTTGTTGA
- the LOC103861579 gene encoding uncharacterized protein LOC103861579 isoform X1, whose amino-acid sequence MELMEMEPLRVMFVFSVLGLYNFSTTAPLPPPPPLKIFFSFSFGVPSLSLGDFLSCQAPRIALDLPLGARTHARSAVTVLLLKSMELVKQDGNDSLDMLIRRAVGKDPFLSFPRPDNNPVQLFQLLHNLERPGWPLLTPLKIELQKCEKCAREFCSPVNHRRHSRVHRRPRKQEKDSSKERDALGEFWDKLSVVDATEILSLKSMMLEDVAGESVESGLMSLIEKPGYTALPQYYLRAGSDLLDIIQARTPRFSISSQKLFSILDEASEKTFMCNEAAPMQKYIFDGEIGKNMLEAKNVVACASFLLEQKLIKAWLADKDAEALRCQNLLVEEEKAAQRRQAELLERKKRKKLRQKEQRVKDQKKDATEDVSTTSEEQHSPAESSSPLSVASDSEAQRSDSIPVEDSSSLEEPQVLETDNERNGETQAPMVDDDGLGNGQNMERRSGRRQMEKRSQHGMPNGFHGNHAPKLGGIRKNGTNRDVRGNTTKVWSRKANNPNSISPEATVDEQDRTKNSEVLIGSLSVTIRNTGEHNQAKCREEEPRMKTVEAKPTSDQSTVKVWRPVSSQGRIDENTDKKDKIPSSTVPEVKTAHHISLNEAKAFLAKRWKEATSEEHVTLVLSQETDISGNNNTHESSNGVITAARPKLRKKREKVSKVKYVPKQRTP is encoded by the exons ATGGAATTAATGGAAATGGAGCCCCTGAGGGTTATGTTTGTTTTCTCCGTACTAGGCCTTTATAATTTTTCGACGACAGCTCCtttgcctcctcctcctcctctgaaAATTTTCTTCTCATTTTCTTTTGGCGTCCCATCACTTTCTCTCGGTGACTTTCTTTCCTGCCAAGCCCCGAGGATCGCTCTTGATCTTCCTCTCGGCGCACGCACGCACGCCCGATCTGCTGTTACTGTTCTACTG TTGAAGTCGATGGAGCTGGTGAAACAAGATGGGAATGATTCTCTCGACATGCTCATCAGACGCGCCGTTGGAAAGGATCCTTTTCTTTCCTTCCCTAGGCCTGATAATAATCCAGTCCAGCTCTTTCAACTTCTCCATAACTTAGAGCGTCCAG GCTGGCCATTACTGACTCCTTTGAAGATAGAACTGCAAAAGTGTGAAAAGTGCGCCAGGGAGTTTTGCTCTCCTGTGAACCATAGAAGGCATAGCCGTGTGCATCGGCGTCCAAGAAAGCAGGAAAAG GATTCCAGCAAAGAGAGGGATGCGCTGGGGGAGTTTTGGGATAAG CTCTCGGTAGTTGATGCGACGGAGATTCTCTCATTAAAGAGCATGATGCTGGAG GATGTGGCTGGGGAATCAGTTGAGTCCGGACTAATGTCACTTATCGAAAAACCAGGATATACTGCTCTGCCACAATATTATCTAAGAGCTGGTTCTGACCTTTTG GATATTATCCAGGCTAGAACACCTAGGTTTTCAATTTCTTCGCAGAAGCTTTTTAGCATCCTCGATGAAGCAAGTGAAAAAACTTTCATGTGTAACGAGGCTGCACCAATGCAAAAATACATATTTGACGGGGAAATTGGAAAAAATATGCTGGAGGCAAAAAATGTCGTTGCTTGCGCAAGCTTTCTCCTGGAACAGAAATTG ATCAAAGCATGGCTTGCTGACAAAGATGCGGAAGCCCTGAGGTGCCAAAATTTACTGGTTGAAGAGGAAAAAGCTGCTCAAAGAAG ACAAGCCGAGCTCTTggagagaaagaagaggaagaagctaAGACAGAAAGAACAAAGAGTAAAGGACCAAAAAAAAGATGCTACCGAAGACGTGAGTACCACATCAGAAGAACAACATTCCCCAGCTGAGTCTTCAAGCCCGTTATCTGTAGCTTCAGATTCCGAGGCGCAGAGATCAGATTCCATACCAGTTGAGGATTCTTCATCCCTCGAGGAACCTCAAGTTCTGGAAACGGACAATGAAAGAAACGGTGAAACTCAAGCGCCTATGGTTGATGATGATGGTTTGGGTAATGGTCAAAACATGGAAAGGCGAAGTGGGCGAAGACAAATGGAGAAGAGATCACAGCATGGAATGCCGAATGGGTTCCACGGTAATCATGCGCCAAAACTTGGAGGCATCCGAAAGAATGGAACTAACAGAGACGTAAGAGGCAATACTACTAAAGTTTGGAGCCGAAAAGCCAATAACCCCAACTCGATATCACCAGAAGCAACAGTGGATGAACAGGATCGAACAAAGAACAGTGAAGTTCTGATTGGATCGTTGAGTGTAACAATCCGAAACACCGGAGAACATAACCAAGCAAAATGCCGTGAAGAGGAGCCAAGAATGAAGACTGTTGAGGCGAAACCCACATCTGACCAATCAACTGTAAAAGTATGGAGGCCAGTGAGCAGTCAGGGAAGGATCGATGAAAACACAGACAAAAAGGATAAGATCCCAAGCTCAACTGTACCTGAAGTTAAAACCGCTCATCACATAAGCTTGAACGAAGCTAAGGCGTTTCTTGCAAAGA GATGGAAAGAGGCAACCTCTGAAGAACACGTGACGTTGGTTCTGTCTCAGGAAACAGACATTTCAGGTAACAACAACACTCACGAATCTTCGAATGGTGTTATAACCGCCGCACGACCAAAGCTCAGGAAGAAACGCGAAAAAGTTAGCAAGGTAAAGTATGTTCCAAAACAGAGGACTCCTTGA
- the LOC103861579 gene encoding uncharacterized protein LOC103861579 isoform X2: MELVKQDGNDSLDMLIRRAVGKDPFLSFPRPDNNPVQLFQLLHNLERPGWPLLTPLKIELQKCEKCAREFCSPVNHRRHSRVHRRPRKQEKDSSKERDALGEFWDKLSVVDATEILSLKSMMLEDVAGESVESGLMSLIEKPGYTALPQYYLRAGSDLLDIIQARTPRFSISSQKLFSILDEASEKTFMCNEAAPMQKYIFDGEIGKNMLEAKNVVACASFLLEQKLIKAWLADKDAEALRCQNLLVEEEKAAQRRQAELLERKKRKKLRQKEQRVKDQKKDATEDVSTTSEEQHSPAESSSPLSVASDSEAQRSDSIPVEDSSSLEEPQVLETDNERNGETQAPMVDDDGLGNGQNMERRSGRRQMEKRSQHGMPNGFHGNHAPKLGGIRKNGTNRDVRGNTTKVWSRKANNPNSISPEATVDEQDRTKNSEVLIGSLSVTIRNTGEHNQAKCREEEPRMKTVEAKPTSDQSTVKVWRPVSSQGRIDENTDKKDKIPSSTVPEVKTAHHISLNEAKAFLAKRWKEATSEEHVTLVLSQETDISGNNNTHESSNGVITAARPKLRKKREKVSKVKYVPKQRTP, translated from the exons ATGGAGCTGGTGAAACAAGATGGGAATGATTCTCTCGACATGCTCATCAGACGCGCCGTTGGAAAGGATCCTTTTCTTTCCTTCCCTAGGCCTGATAATAATCCAGTCCAGCTCTTTCAACTTCTCCATAACTTAGAGCGTCCAG GCTGGCCATTACTGACTCCTTTGAAGATAGAACTGCAAAAGTGTGAAAAGTGCGCCAGGGAGTTTTGCTCTCCTGTGAACCATAGAAGGCATAGCCGTGTGCATCGGCGTCCAAGAAAGCAGGAAAAG GATTCCAGCAAAGAGAGGGATGCGCTGGGGGAGTTTTGGGATAAG CTCTCGGTAGTTGATGCGACGGAGATTCTCTCATTAAAGAGCATGATGCTGGAG GATGTGGCTGGGGAATCAGTTGAGTCCGGACTAATGTCACTTATCGAAAAACCAGGATATACTGCTCTGCCACAATATTATCTAAGAGCTGGTTCTGACCTTTTG GATATTATCCAGGCTAGAACACCTAGGTTTTCAATTTCTTCGCAGAAGCTTTTTAGCATCCTCGATGAAGCAAGTGAAAAAACTTTCATGTGTAACGAGGCTGCACCAATGCAAAAATACATATTTGACGGGGAAATTGGAAAAAATATGCTGGAGGCAAAAAATGTCGTTGCTTGCGCAAGCTTTCTCCTGGAACAGAAATTG ATCAAAGCATGGCTTGCTGACAAAGATGCGGAAGCCCTGAGGTGCCAAAATTTACTGGTTGAAGAGGAAAAAGCTGCTCAAAGAAG ACAAGCCGAGCTCTTggagagaaagaagaggaagaagctaAGACAGAAAGAACAAAGAGTAAAGGACCAAAAAAAAGATGCTACCGAAGACGTGAGTACCACATCAGAAGAACAACATTCCCCAGCTGAGTCTTCAAGCCCGTTATCTGTAGCTTCAGATTCCGAGGCGCAGAGATCAGATTCCATACCAGTTGAGGATTCTTCATCCCTCGAGGAACCTCAAGTTCTGGAAACGGACAATGAAAGAAACGGTGAAACTCAAGCGCCTATGGTTGATGATGATGGTTTGGGTAATGGTCAAAACATGGAAAGGCGAAGTGGGCGAAGACAAATGGAGAAGAGATCACAGCATGGAATGCCGAATGGGTTCCACGGTAATCATGCGCCAAAACTTGGAGGCATCCGAAAGAATGGAACTAACAGAGACGTAAGAGGCAATACTACTAAAGTTTGGAGCCGAAAAGCCAATAACCCCAACTCGATATCACCAGAAGCAACAGTGGATGAACAGGATCGAACAAAGAACAGTGAAGTTCTGATTGGATCGTTGAGTGTAACAATCCGAAACACCGGAGAACATAACCAAGCAAAATGCCGTGAAGAGGAGCCAAGAATGAAGACTGTTGAGGCGAAACCCACATCTGACCAATCAACTGTAAAAGTATGGAGGCCAGTGAGCAGTCAGGGAAGGATCGATGAAAACACAGACAAAAAGGATAAGATCCCAAGCTCAACTGTACCTGAAGTTAAAACCGCTCATCACATAAGCTTGAACGAAGCTAAGGCGTTTCTTGCAAAGA GATGGAAAGAGGCAACCTCTGAAGAACACGTGACGTTGGTTCTGTCTCAGGAAACAGACATTTCAGGTAACAACAACACTCACGAATCTTCGAATGGTGTTATAACCGCCGCACGACCAAAGCTCAGGAAGAAACGCGAAAAAGTTAGCAAGGTAAAGTATGTTCCAAAACAGAGGACTCCTTGA